The DNA segment TGGCGCAACGCAGCGCGGCTGCGGCCAAGGAAATTACCGGGCTGATTTCCAATTCGGTGGAAAAGGTCGATGCCGGCAGCCGCCTGGTCGACAATGCCGGCAGCACCATGAGCGAGATCGTCTCCAACGTCAACCGTGTTGCCAGCATCATGAGCGAAATCGCCGGTGCCAGCACCGAGCAAAGCAGCGGCATCGATGAAATCAACAAGGCGGTGATGCAGATCGACGCCACCACCCAGCAGAATGCCGCGCTGGTGGAGGAGGCCATGCGGACCGCCGCCAGCCTGCAGGAGCAGGCAGTGGGATTGTCGCAGGCGGTCTCCATCTTCAATCTCGGCGCGCGCGAATTCGGCAATGCCGAGGAAGCTGCCGATATCGTGCGTGCCGGCGTCGACTTCATGCGCGGCCACGGCCGTGCCGCCCTGATCGACGAAGTCAACAAGATGAGCAAGGGTGATTTCATCGACCGCGACCTGTACATCAGCATCTATTCGACCGACGGCAGCATTGTCGCCCATGGCGCCAACCGCCGCCTGTGGGGGCAGGACTGGTCGAAGATCAAGGATACCGACGGCCGTTTCTTCGTCAGCGAAATGGTCAGCATGGCCCGGTCCAAGGGCGATGGCTGGACGGACTACAAGTGGGTCCATCCGGTGAGCAAGGAGACCATGGTCAAATCGGCATACTTCGAGATTTGCGACGACCTGGTGGTTGCCTGCGGTTTTTACAAGACTTGAGACTACGCCGCTTCATGTGCGGTGATACCTTCATGGCTATTCATCAATACCGGCTTCGGTAACGATCGCATCCAGCGCAATGTCATGCGCTTCTACAGTAAAGTCGGCACGCGCGCAGGCGTAGGCTATGCCGATGGCGCGTGGCCTCGGCACGTTTGCCAGGGTGCGGTCGTAAAAGCCGCCGCCGTAACCAAGTCTGAATCGTTCCCGATTGTATCCAACGCATGGCACCAACAGCAGGTCGGGCGTCACTTCCCCGCTGGCGCCGGCTGGCACCCACACGCCCATGGCATCTTTGGTCAGTGGGTCTCCGGGCATCCAGGCCAAGAACTTCAGCGGCAAATCCGGGTCGATAACAACCGGCAAGGCCAATTTCACGCCGGCTGCGGCCCATTCTGCGAAGAGCCGGCGCAAGTCAGGTTCGCTGCGCATTGGCCAGAATGCCCCGATGGCTTGCGCTGGTTGCCGTTCCAGCAAGTGCCGTAAGTGTTTGCCAATGGCGGCATCCCATGTCGCGCGCTCGTCGGCGGCGCTTGCCTGGCGTTGTGCAATCAGGTCTTTGCGCAGGCAGTTTTTGTCGGGCAGAAGTGCGGTCATGGCGGGCTATTGGTCGTGCTATGCTAATTGCAGGTAATAACAATCAGGATAAATGGGTTTGAAAACGAAGTTTCAGGGGTTAAAAACAATGTCTTCCTTAACGCGGGTTGCCAGTCTGGTATTTTCAGTCGTGGCTATTGTACTGGCCTTGCCTGTCGCGCATGCCGCCGGCGATGACGATATCTTCATGGCCCTTCGCGATGCCGCACGCCGCAATGACGCTGCGCAGGCGGGCGAGCTGGCGGCACGTTTGCCGAATTATGCCATTCCTTCGTATGTGGATTACTACCGCCTGAAGCCGCGCCTGAAGGATGCCTCGGGCGCCGAGATCCGCGACTACCTGGCCCGCTACGACGGCACGGCGATCGCCGACCGCTTGCGTAACGACTGGCTGCTGGAGTTGGGCAGGAAGCGCGACTGGGCCGCGTTCGACGCCCAGTTGCCGCTGTACGTGGTCAACGACGACATGCAGGTCAAGTGTTATGCGTTGCTGTCGAAGCTGTCGCGCGGCGCCACGGTGGCGGACGATGCGCGTGCGTTGCTGACTTCGCCCAAGGAGTATGGCGAGGCATGCCAGACGCTGGTTTCTGCCCTTGTCGAGGCTGGCCAGTTCAATGCGGATGATGTCTGGGCGCAGATTCGCCTGGCGGCAGAAAACGGCCAGGCCGCGGTTGCGCGGCGCCTGGCGCCGTTGGCAGGCGGCGATGAAAAACGCGTCGGGCTGGCCATCGAGCACCCGGTGGTGTTTGTCGCGCGTGGCGTGGGCAGCGGCCGCGCTGAGCGCGAGACCTTTATCGTTGCGCTGGGTCGTGCTGCCAAGCAGAGCCCCGAGCAAGCTGCCAATGCGCTGTCGATGCGGGCGGAAGACAAGCTTTCGGCGAAAGAGCAGGCGCTCGGCTGGGCGCAGATCGCCTTGCAGGCATCCTACAAGCTGGCGCCCGAAGCGGCGACCTGGTGGACCCGAGCGCAAGGCGCGCCGCTGTCGCCGGAAGGGCAGCAATGGAAAGTGCGCATTGCCTTGCGCAACGAAGACTGGCGGTCGGTCAGGAGCGGCATCGAGGCGATGCCGGAAGCGCTGCGCAATGATCCGGCGTGGGTGTACTGGCGCGGGCGCGCATTGCAGGCCGCGGGCAAGGACGAGGACGCGCGGCAACTTTACCGTTCGATTGCCGACCAGTTCCATTTTTATGGCCAGTTGGCCACCGAGGAACTGGCGCAGAAAATTTCCATTCCACAAGCAGCCACCCCGGTGACAGCGGCCGAACTGGCTGCGACGGAAGCCAATGCCGGTTTGCGCCGCGCGCTGAAATTCTTTGCCATGGATCTGCGTTTCGAGGGCGTGCGCGAATGGAACTGGGAAATGCGGCACATGAAAAGCGAGCGCGAATTTTTAGCGGCAGCCGAGTTTGCGCGGCAAAACAATGTCCTTGACCGCATGGTCAACAGTGCCGACCGCACGCGCTCGGAACATGATTTTGACCAGCGCTTTCCGACACCGTTTCGCGATGTCATGTACCGCACCACGCAATCGCTCGGCATGGATATGGCATGGGTATATGGTTTGATCAGGCAGGAATCGCGCTTCATCATGCATGCCAAATCGCATGTGGGGGCATCCGGCTTGATGCAGTTGATGCCGGCGACGGCTCGCCTGGTGGCAAAAAAGATTGGCATGACTGATTTCGATCATGCACAAGTCAATCATGTCGACACCAATATCGCGCTTGGTACAAACTATCTGAATATGGTCTTGACGGAATTGGACGGTTCACAAGCCTTGGCAACCGCTGCCTACAACGCAGGCCCGGGCAGGCCGCGCGCCTGGAGGTCGACGCTGACCAGGACAGTGGAAGGTGCAATTTTCGCCGAAACGATTCCGTTCTCGGAAACGCGCGGCTATGTCAAAAATGTCTTGTCGAATGCAACGTATTACGCGGCCTTGTTTGAGGGCAAGCCCCAGTCGCTGAAGGCGCGGCTGGGTACGGTAACCCCGAAAGGAATGGTGCAAACAGAACAGCAATGACCGGGCTGGAAAACTCGCCGGATGTCGACCGCAAATATCCTGCCGTGCTGGTCATCGGCGGTTCGGGTTTTATTGGCAGTCATCTGGTCGCCCAGCTCTCTGCGCACGATTACCGCGTGCGCGTGCCGACCCGGCATGAAGACAATGCCCGCCACTTGCTGGTTTTGCCCAATGTGGATACCGCCGTCGCCGATATCCATGACGATGCACAGTTGCGTCACCTGATGGATGGCATGGATGCCGTCATCAACCTGGTGGGAATTCTCCATGGCAAGCCGGCGGCGTCCGGGGCACGGTATGGGAGCGATTTTGCACGTGCCCATGTCGAGCTGCCGAAAAAAATCGTTGCCGCCTGCGTTGCAACGGGGATCACCCGCCTCCTTCACATGAGCGCGCTCGGCGCCGATCGCGATGCTCCCTCGATGTACCTGCGTTCCAAGGCCGACGGCGAAGCTGCTGCCTGTTCCAGTTCAGCCGTGGGGGTGACTATCTTCCGTCCGGCAGTGGTATTCGGCGAAGGCGACCATTTCCTCAACATGTTCGCCAGCTTGCAAAAAATGCTGCCGGTAATACCGCTGGGCGGCGCGGATGCCAAATTTCAGCCGGTGTT comes from the Janthinobacterium sp. 17J80-10 genome and includes:
- a CDS encoding lytic transglycosylase domain-containing protein, with the protein product MSSLTRVASLVFSVVAIVLALPVAHAAGDDDIFMALRDAARRNDAAQAGELAARLPNYAIPSYVDYYRLKPRLKDASGAEIRDYLARYDGTAIADRLRNDWLLELGRKRDWAAFDAQLPLYVVNDDMQVKCYALLSKLSRGATVADDARALLTSPKEYGEACQTLVSALVEAGQFNADDVWAQIRLAAENGQAAVARRLAPLAGGDEKRVGLAIEHPVVFVARGVGSGRAERETFIVALGRAAKQSPEQAANALSMRAEDKLSAKEQALGWAQIALQASYKLAPEAATWWTRAQGAPLSPEGQQWKVRIALRNEDWRSVRSGIEAMPEALRNDPAWVYWRGRALQAAGKDEDARQLYRSIADQFHFYGQLATEELAQKISIPQAATPVTAAELAATEANAGLRRALKFFAMDLRFEGVREWNWEMRHMKSEREFLAAAEFARQNNVLDRMVNSADRTRSEHDFDQRFPTPFRDVMYRTTQSLGMDMAWVYGLIRQESRFIMHAKSHVGASGLMQLMPATARLVAKKIGMTDFDHAQVNHVDTNIALGTNYLNMVLTELDGSQALATAAYNAGPGRPRAWRSTLTRTVEGAIFAETIPFSETRGYVKNVLSNATYYAALFEGKPQSLKARLGTVTPKGMVQTEQQ
- a CDS encoding complex I NDUFA9 subunit family protein, which encodes MTGLENSPDVDRKYPAVLVIGGSGFIGSHLVAQLSAHDYRVRVPTRHEDNARHLLVLPNVDTAVADIHDDAQLRHLMDGMDAVINLVGILHGKPAASGARYGSDFARAHVELPKKIVAACVATGITRLLHMSALGADRDAPSMYLRSKADGEAAACSSSAVGVTIFRPAVVFGEGDHFLNMFASLQKMLPVIPLGGADAKFQPVFVGDVATAYIHALENPHTIGHVYELAGPRVYTLRELVGLAGEVSGHPHPVVGLPPMLARVEAWFLEHAPGGPLMSRDNLDSMRVDNVARLPIASELDIIPTALEAVVPSYLARDINRADMFRHKGRE
- a CDS encoding 5-formyltetrahydrofolate cyclo-ligase, with translation MTALLPDKNCLRKDLIAQRQASAADERATWDAAIGKHLRHLLERQPAQAIGAFWPMRSEPDLRRLFAEWAAAGVKLALPVVIDPDLPLKFLAWMPGDPLTKDAMGVWVPAGASGEVTPDLLLVPCVGYNRERFRLGYGGGFYDRTLANVPRPRAIGIAYACARADFTVEAHDIALDAIVTEAGIDE